In a genomic window of Deinococcus seoulensis:
- a CDS encoding O-antigen ligase family protein encodes MLGALPVFPPVSVVSLSALGAWKTVPAGLTVPLAVFAVTQLAAALFTSQVLLSLGLAALRTALVCALVLYGATRGASLNLKWLAGGISMVCVLALVLQSLTTGWVGVQGGLRPLEFLFSSSNGMSVLGVVLVWLALLQRAWGWHWRVPVGLLGVAITVLGDGRMAWAALLIGLLAAWRGRLATAVRVLLMVPLLVVAVWDGARQPVAEFMGPVISGREEVWTNAANVARSLPVGGAGPYQFGGLAAPFSDPCQTLETLQEVMPGCPAWLSGLQQPWLIAHNGVLQALVETGWVGLLGWAVLWGALLWGAWRSGWAVARAAVAGLLTLNTLDNVTLLPSPGYAEVFFILGGAAWGVWASQPEQLPGTSRSLRHWPVGLGNALLLGSALTVTTIWVPWTLITPDRLPPVQVGQVLLPPQYEPDEVYGLYVQLKTSEPGVYVAVEQCSVQNICVRIGGARFNGVTLEDWVYARVKPDHQDPVVRMRLVISREVRPASRQVLREWEVTRAR; translated from the coding sequence ATGCTTGGTGCCCTGCCGGTCTTCCCGCCCGTGTCGGTAGTGAGCCTGAGTGCGTTGGGTGCCTGGAAAACCGTTCCGGCAGGGTTGACCGTACCACTTGCTGTGTTTGCAGTGACGCAGCTGGCAGCGGCGCTGTTCACGTCGCAGGTGCTGCTGTCTCTTGGGCTGGCAGCCCTCAGGACGGCGCTGGTCTGCGCGTTGGTGCTGTACGGCGCGACTCGTGGGGCGTCGCTGAACTTAAAGTGGCTGGCGGGTGGTATCTCAATGGTCTGCGTGCTGGCCCTGGTTCTACAGTCACTCACAACCGGTTGGGTAGGCGTGCAGGGTGGGTTGCGCCCACTGGAATTCCTGTTCTCCAGTTCGAACGGCATGAGTGTTCTGGGTGTGGTGCTGGTATGGCTTGCCCTGCTGCAACGGGCCTGGGGGTGGCACTGGCGGGTTCCGGTGGGTCTGCTGGGCGTAGCTATCACTGTACTGGGTGACGGCCGGATGGCCTGGGCGGCCCTGCTGATCGGACTGTTGGCTGCGTGGCGTGGCCGCCTCGCGACAGCCGTCCGGGTTCTGCTTATGGTTCCACTGCTGGTCGTGGCCGTGTGGGACGGTGCTCGCCAGCCCGTGGCGGAGTTCATGGGGCCAGTCATCAGCGGCCGTGAGGAGGTCTGGACGAACGCGGCGAACGTGGCGCGCAGCCTACCTGTCGGTGGGGCCGGACCGTATCAGTTTGGAGGGCTCGCCGCTCCCTTTTCCGATCCCTGTCAGACGCTGGAAACGTTGCAAGAGGTGATGCCCGGTTGTCCTGCGTGGCTCTCTGGACTGCAACAGCCCTGGCTGATTGCACACAACGGAGTCCTTCAGGCGCTGGTCGAGACGGGGTGGGTGGGGCTGCTGGGCTGGGCGGTGCTGTGGGGGGCTCTGTTGTGGGGTGCGTGGCGGTCTGGTTGGGCTGTGGCGCGCGCCGCCGTCGCAGGATTGCTGACCTTGAACACCCTGGATAACGTGACGTTACTTCCTTCACCCGGGTACGCAGAGGTGTTCTTCATTCTTGGAGGGGCCGCATGGGGCGTCTGGGCCTCACAGCCGGAGCAGTTGCCGGGCACCTCGCGTTCGCTGCGGCACTGGCCTGTGGGCCTGGGGAATGCGCTGCTCCTTGGGTCGGCCCTGACGGTAACGACCATCTGGGTTCCGTGGACGCTGATCACTCCGGATCGTCTGCCGCCTGTGCAGGTGGGGCAGGTGCTGCTTCCGCCGCAGTATGAACCGGATGAGGTGTATGGCCTGTACGTTCAGTTGAAGACCAGCGAGCCGGGGGTGTACGTGGCTGTCGAGCAGTGTTCAGTGCAGAATATCTGTGTCCGTATCGGAGGCGCGCGGTTCAATGGGGTCACGCTGGAGGACTGGGTGTATGCGCGGGTGAAACCTGATCATCAGGATCCTGTCGTGCGCATGCGTCTGGTGATCTCGCGTGAGGTCCGTCCAGCATCCCGGCAGGTACTGCGGGAGTGGGAGGTGACACGTGCCCGCTGA
- a CDS encoding P-loop NTPase produces MTGEIKRDELDLAQVFRAVRRHWLPVLALTLLVVFGVYFAAQRQARVYEATGSVMAASSDVGNSVANTGVVATPQLPQGAVAEVLQSRSVVLRIIELIRESELPEANRTVIADQLQSELNRNGFKLVTVRARVDAQQRGIYELRALSGTPEGARVLTDSAMKALLEWDAARAKRGITLAKQTLQGQVDSLDAQIAALPTSGAEREALAVARGQARLNLSQVQVLEQVATGNLVLLSEANTSNSPISPKPLRNAVLAGVLALMGGFGLAVLVDALSRRVRSSADLLSLNVPVIGELPKLRRAQRSLVVNAVSSGELYEPTGFIRANLSAVVNENAGRASTFVLTSARPGEGKSTVVVSLATSFAASGKRVLIMDLDVHRPTQHEYWNLTGRSWVPLSGSVQAGQTTLLQAVQHPEQASAVDLGNGVFLLPASQATRREAGLLTTRAFAEQIKAWTEGFDVVLLDSAPVLSVADALVIGPQTDGMVLVVEANGTSMVEIQRMLQSVNVASVKLLGIVLNKLSRNQGYGYTYGRSYTRDE; encoded by the coding sequence ATGACTGGGGAGATAAAACGGGATGAACTTGATCTGGCGCAGGTGTTCCGCGCGGTACGGCGGCACTGGCTGCCTGTCCTGGCTCTGACACTGCTGGTTGTCTTCGGTGTGTACTTCGCGGCGCAGCGGCAGGCCCGTGTGTACGAGGCGACAGGCAGTGTCATGGCGGCGTCCAGTGACGTGGGGAACAGCGTGGCGAACACAGGTGTGGTGGCTACGCCTCAGTTGCCCCAGGGTGCGGTGGCAGAGGTTCTGCAGAGCCGGTCAGTGGTGTTGCGGATCATCGAATTGATTCGTGAATCGGAGTTACCTGAAGCAAACCGCACGGTGATCGCTGATCAGCTTCAGTCCGAGTTGAACCGAAACGGCTTCAAGTTGGTGACGGTACGTGCACGCGTGGACGCTCAGCAGCGCGGGATTTACGAGTTGCGAGCGTTGTCCGGTACTCCTGAAGGAGCGCGCGTGCTGACGGACTCGGCGATGAAGGCGTTGCTGGAGTGGGATGCGGCGCGTGCCAAACGTGGCATCACGCTTGCCAAGCAGACCTTACAGGGTCAGGTAGACAGTCTGGACGCGCAGATCGCAGCCTTACCAACCAGTGGTGCAGAGCGTGAAGCACTGGCTGTGGCGCGTGGGCAGGCGCGCCTGAACCTGTCGCAGGTGCAGGTGCTTGAACAGGTCGCGACCGGGAACCTGGTGCTGCTGTCCGAGGCGAACACGTCGAATAGCCCAATCTCGCCCAAGCCACTGCGGAACGCGGTGCTGGCAGGCGTGCTGGCCTTGATGGGTGGTTTTGGTCTGGCAGTGCTGGTGGACGCCCTGAGTCGCCGCGTGCGGTCGTCGGCGGATCTGCTGTCATTGAACGTGCCGGTGATTGGCGAACTGCCGAAGTTACGCCGCGCGCAGCGTTCCCTGGTGGTGAACGCGGTCTCGTCGGGTGAATTGTACGAACCGACTGGGTTCATCCGGGCGAACCTGTCCGCTGTCGTGAATGAGAATGCAGGGCGGGCGTCGACGTTCGTGCTGACCAGTGCCCGGCCGGGTGAGGGGAAGAGTACGGTGGTCGTGTCGCTTGCCACCAGCTTCGCCGCTTCTGGCAAGCGTGTGTTGATCATGGACCTGGACGTGCACAGGCCCACCCAGCATGAGTACTGGAATCTGACCGGGCGTTCCTGGGTGCCGCTCAGCGGATCAGTCCAGGCAGGGCAGACGACCTTGCTGCAGGCAGTGCAGCATCCGGAGCAGGCCAGCGCTGTGGATCTGGGGAACGGGGTCTTCCTGTTACCGGCTTCGCAGGCCACGCGGCGGGAGGCCGGGTTGTTGACCACTCGTGCCTTTGCTGAGCAGATCAAGGCCTGGACGGAAGGATTCGATGTGGTGCTGCTGGACAGCGCGCCGGTACTCTCTGTGGCTGACGCTCTGGTGATCGGGCCGCAGACGGACGGTATGGTACTGGTCGTGGAGGCCAATGGCACGTCGATGGTCGAGATTCAGCGCATGTTGCAGAGCGTCAACGTGGCCTCGGTGAAGTTGCTGGGGATCGTGCTGAACAAACTCAGCCGCAATCAGGGGTACGGCTACACGTATGGGCGCTCTTACACACGTGATGAATAA